In Microbacterium enclense, the DNA window TCTACCAGCATCCGGATGCCGTGACCGCACCGCTCCGCGCCGACCCTCCCCCGCCGCCACGGCGAGCGCGCCGGTGTCGGACGCCTGGCGTAGCCTCGATCCGTGCAGTTCACGGTCCGCGTCAAGCCCAGGAGCCGGCGCGGTCCCCTCGTCGAAGACACCGCCGACGGTCTCGTCGTTCATGTGCGCGAACGCGCGATCGACGGTGGCGCCAATTCCGGGGTCGAGAAAGCCCTCGCCGCGCACTTCGGCGTCGCACCGCGCGATGTCGAGATCCTGCGCGGGCACACGGCCCGGATCAAGCGCGTCGAGGTCGAGGCGTGAGCACCCGGCAGAGCGCGTTCATCGATCTGCGGCCGCTCACCACCTCCCCCGCTTTCGCGCGGCTGTGGATCGGGTCGACCCTGGCCGGCCTCGGCGGCCAGCTCACGGTGGTGGCTGTCATGCTGCACGTGTTCGAGCTCACGCAGAGCACGTTCGCGGTCTCGATGATCGCGGTCGCCGGGCTCCTGCCGATGGTCCTCGCCGGCCTCTATGGCGGAATGCTGGCCGACGCCTTCGACCGGCGGACGGTCGCGCTCGTCGCCGCGCTCGTGACCTTCGCCTCCACGGCCCTCCTCGCCCTCCTCGCCTGGACGGGCCTCGAGACCGTCGGGTGGCTCTTCGTGCTCAGCGTCGTGAACTCCGCGGCGAACTCGATCGTCATGGCGACGAAGTCGGCGATCACTCCTCGCCTCATCCCCCGAGAACTGCTCCCGGCAGCCGCCGCGTTGCAGGGTGTCACCGTGGGGATCATGGTCATGGCCGGACCTGCGCTGGCCGGAGTCCTCGTCGCCGTCGCCGGATACGCCTGGACGTACTCTCTCGACGTCCTGCTCATGACGTCGCTGTTCCTCGGCCTCTGGTCGCTCCCGCGACTGCGACCCGAGGGCGAGGTGGTGCGCCCGGGGCTGGAGTCGCTGCGCGACGGCGCCCGCTTCCTCCGGCGAGCCCCCAACATCCGCCTGCAGTACATCCTCGACATCACCGCGATGACATTCGGGCAGCCCGTCACCCTCTTCCCCGCGATCGGCGCGGTGCTGCTGGGCGGCGGCGCGATCACGACCGGTGTGCTCACCGCGGCCGTCGCGGCGGGCGCGTTCTTCTCCAGCCTCTTCTCGGGTCCGATCGGGCGGGTGCGCCGTCAGGGCCTCGGCATCGAGCGCGCGATCCAGGTCTACGGCCTCTCGATCGGCCTGTTCGGCCTCGTCCTGCTGGCGGCGACGCTCGGGTGGCTCCGCCCCGAGGTGGTCGACGAGACGCACGCCGCGGTCGCGCTCATCGTCCTCGCGGCGGTGGTGCTCGCCGTGTCGGGCGCAGCCGACAACGTCAGCGCGATCTACCGGTCGACGATGATGCAGGCGGCGGTTCCGGATGCCATGCGCGGGCGCCTGCAGGGCATCTTCGTCGTCGTGGTGGCCGGCGGTCCCCGCGTGGGCGCCCTGTATGCGGGCGCGCTCGCCACGCTGACCGCGCTCTGGGTGCCGCCGCTGTTCGGCGGCATCCTGATCCTCGCGCTCGTGGGAACTCTCGTCCGGTTCTCGCCCCGCTTCCGCCAGTACGACGCGCTGAATCCTCTCCCCTGACGGCGCCCGGCCCCCGGCGATTGTGACGTCGCGTTGCGCGGCGACAGCGCTACGGGCGGCGGCCGGGAAAGCATGGGGGGATGACGCGGACACGGGAGAGCAGTGCGCACTGGGGGACGTTCCAGGTCGACGTGTCGGACGACGGTCGCACGGTGCTCCGGACGCACCCCTACGACGACGACCAGGATGCGTCGCCGGCGATCGCCGGCGTGGCGGAGGCGCAGCATCACCCTCTCCGGGTCACCCGTCCGGCGGTACGGCGGCGATGGCTCGAACGCGGCCCCGGCCCTGACGATCAGCGAGGCGCGACCGACGACGAGTACGTGGAGGTCGAGTGGGACGAAGCGCTCGACCTGCTGGCCGCCGAGCTGGAGCGGGTTCGCACGGCGCACGGCAACCGCGCGATCTTCGGCGGCTCCTACGGATGGGGGAGCGCCGGCCGACTGCACCATGCGCAGGGTCAGCTCCACCGGTTCCTGAACGTGATCGGCGGCTACACCTCCTCCGTCAACGACTACAGCCGCGGGGCGAGCCTCGTCCTGCTTCCCCACCTCATCGGCGCGAACGGCATGGAGCACCTGCGCAAGCGCCCGCCGTCGTGGCCCCAGATCGCCGAGCACACCGACCTCCTGCTGTGCTTCGGCGGGATCCGCCTGTCGAACACCTCGGTGGTCCCCGGCGGCCACAACCGTCAGCTGGTCGGCGGGCTCTCCCGCGAGGCTGCCCGGAGCACCCGCATCGTGACGGTCTCCGCGCAGCGCGACGACATCGCCACCGACCTCGGCGCTGAATGGATCGGGATCCCGCCGGGCACCGACACGGCGCTCCTGCTCGCCCTCACGCACACTCTCGTCGACGAGGGACTCGCCGACGACGAGTTCCTGTCCTCGTGCACCGTCGGGGCCGATCGCGTGCGCGCCTACCTGCGGGGAGAATCCGACGGTGTGCCCAAGACGGCGGAGTGGGCGGCCGAGATCGTCGGACTGCCCGCGACGACGATCCGCGACCTCGCGCGGAGAGCGGCTGCCGGACGCACGCTGGTCAACGTGACCTACTCCCTGCAGCGCGCCGAACACGGCGAGCAGGCCGTTTTCGCGGCCTTGACCTTCGCCGCCTTCCTCGGGCAGATCGGACTTCCCGGCGGCGGGTTCTCGCACGGTTACGGCTCGATGGGCGACCACGGCATCGGCGTGGAGCAGGTGCCGCTCCCCACCTTCCCCCAGGGCCGGAACCCGGTGGACGACTTCATCCCGTGCGCGCGCATCGGCGACCTGCTCCTGCGACCGGACGAGGAGATCCCCTACGACGGTCGAACGCTCCCCCTGCCCGACATCCGGCTCGTCTACTGGGCGGGCGGCAACCCGTTTCACCATCACCAAGACCTCCGTCGTCTGCGCCGCGGGCTCGCGCGGATCGACACGCTCGTCGTGCACGAGTTCCACTGGACGCCGACCGCGCGACACGCCGACATCGTCCTGCCGGCGGCGACACCGCTCGAGCGCGAAGACCTCGCCGCCGGAGCCGGGGACACGCGGTTGCGCGCGATGCCTCGCGTCGTGGAGCCCGAGGGCGAAGCCCGTGAAGAGTTCTGGATCTACGACCGACTCGCGAGCCGTCTCGGTGCGGACTACGCCGAGGGACTCGACTCCCGCGGGTGGCTCGAGCGCATCTACGAGCAGTGGCGCACGCGGCACCCCGATACCCCGCCGTTCGCGGAGTTCTGGCGCGACGGCGGCACGCCGCTCCCCCGGCGCCCGTACCGGGACGGCGCCTTCTCCGCGTTCCGCACCGACCCGGTGACGCACCCGCTCGACACACCCAGCGGTCTGATCGAGCTGTTCTCGGCGACCCTCGACGGCTTCGCCCTGCCCGACACGGCGGGACACGCCCTGTGGATCGATCCCGCGGAGGAGCCGGACTCCCCCTACGACCTGCAGCTCCTCTGCAACCAGCCCTCCCACCGTCTGCACAGCCAGCTCGACATGGCGGCGCCCAGCCAGTCCACGAAAGTCGCCGGCCGCGAACCGGTGCGCCTGAACCCGGTGGATGCCGCCGCTCGAGGGGTGCGCGACGGTGACGTCGCGATCGTCCGCAGCGCGCAGGGCAGCCTGCTCGCCGGGGTGGTCGTCACCGATGCCCTGCTCCCGGGTGTCGCCCAGATGCACACGGGATCGTGGTTCGATCCCAGCGCACCGCACATCGCCGACTGCGTGAACGGCAACGTCAACGTGCTCACGAAGGACGTCGGAACGTCGACGCTGACCCAGGCCTCCAGCGGCGCGCGCGTGGCCGTCTCGATCGCGCGCTACGACGGCCCGCTCCCGCCGGTTCGCGCCTACGAGCCGCCGCCGTTGGCGGCCGGCCGCGATCGGCCCGCCACCAGCAGGTCCTGACCGCCATCCCTCGGCGGATTTCCGCCGTGGCAGTCGCCTGGCGCGCGCGATGTCGCACCCCGGGCCTATCGTCGGCATCGTGGCATCCGCTCCTTCCCCCTCCTCCGCATCCATCGCCGTGCAGTTCGTGCTCACGGGCATCGTGTGGGGCTCGAGCTTCCTGTTCATCGCGATCGCGCTGACCGGCATGACCCCGGCGCAGGTGGCGGGTGGGCGTCTGCTGTTCGGTGCGCTCGCCCTCGCGGCCATCGTCGCGATCCGCCGCGAGCGGCTCCCCCGCAGCCTGCGCGTCTGGGGACATCTGAGCGTGCTCGCCGCGACCTTCTGCGTCGTGCCGTTCCTGCTCTTCGCGTGGGCCGAGCAGCACGTGTCGTCAGGCCTGGCCAGCATCTTCAACGCGACCACGCCGATCATGACGGCGGTCATGGCGTGGGCGGTGTTCCGCGTCGAGAGCCTCAAGGTCGGCCAGCTCATCGGGATCGTCATCGGCATCGCGGGCGTCGTCGTGATCATCGCCCCCGGCGCCGTGTCCGACGTGGGCGACAGCACCGTCGCGCAGGTGGCGCTTCTCGGTGCGACGGCCTGCTACGGCTTCAGCCTCGCGTACATGCGCAGGTTCCTCGGCGACAGCGGTCTCTCGGGCATCGCCTTCGCGTTCGGCTACATCGGCCCGGCTGCGGCGTTCATGGTGCTGCTGTCGCCCGTGATCCTCGCCGAGCCCATGCAGCTCACGCTCCCGGTCGTCGCGAGCATCCTCGCACTCGGTGTGCTCGGCACGGGCATCGCCTACGTCTGGAACCAGAACACGCTGCGCGCCTGGGGCCCCACCCGCGCGTCGACGGTCACGTACATCACTCCCGTCGTGGGGGTGGCCCTCGGCATCCTGGTCCTCGGGGAGAAGATCTCGTGGAACGAGCCCGTCGGCGCGGCCGTGGTGTTCCTCGGGATCCTCCTCGTCCAGCAACGCCTGCGTCTGCCGCACCGCACCCGCGTCTGACCTCGGCCCTCGGCGACGACGCCGCCCCCGTATTCCGACGTGTCCCGGACCCGCGAGGAGCACGAAAGAAGGCCCCGGATGCCGTGGCATCCGGGGCCTTCGTGAGATCACCGCAGCGACAGCTGCGGAAAGCTCACGCCTGGAGGGCGAACTGCAGGTCGAGCTCGATGGTGACGTCCTTGCCGACGAGGACGCCGCCGGTCTCGAGCGCCGCGTTCCACGTGAGGCCGAAGTCTTCGCGGTTGATGACCGTCTTGGCCGTCGCGCCGCCCTTGTAGTTGCCCCACGGGTCGGTGCCGAAGCCGCCGAAATCGATCGAGAAGGTGGCGGGCTTGCTGACGCCGCGGATGGTGAGCTCGCCGTCGACGAGGAAGTCACCGTCTTCGACGCGGACGCCGGTCGAGCGGAAGTCCATGGTCGGGTAGGTCTCGACGTCGAAGAACTCGGCCGAGCGGAGGTGCTGGTCGCGGCCCTCGTCCTTGGTGTCGACGGAGGTGACGTCGACGGATGCCTCGACGGTGGCCTCGAGCGGGTTCTCGGGGGCGACGAGGGTCGCGCTCTTCATGCCGAAGGTACCGCGCACCTTGGAGATCATCATGTGACGGACGGTGAAGGTCACCTCGCTGTGCGAGGGGTCGAGCACCCAGGTGCCCGCCTTGTAGCCGGGGATGTCGAGGGTCGTTGCGTCGGTCATGTCACTCCTAGAGGTCTGGGGAGCCGATTCGGCGTCCTGCGGGAGTCAAACTCCCATTCACACGAATGTATTCCACGATCGTGGAAAAAGACGAACCCGAGGGTGCCTCAGCTCCCTCGGGTTCGTGAACATCAGGTTTCTTCTCAGCCGACCTTGAGCAGGTCGATGATGAAGATGAGCGTCTTGCCCCCGAGGAAGTGGCCGCCGGCCGGACCGTAGGCCAGGTGCGGCGGGATGACGAGCTCGCGGCGACCGCCGACCTTCATGCCCGGGATGCCGTCCTGCCAGCCCTGGATGAGGCCACGGAGGGGGAACTGGATGCTCTCGCCACGGCCCCACGACGAGTCGAACTCCTCGCCGGATTCGTACTCGACACCGGCGTAGTGCACGGTGACGGTGTCGCCGGGCTTGGCCTCGTCGCCATCGCCGACGATGATGTCGCGGATGACGAGGTCGGAAGGTGCGGGGCCGCTGGGAGCGTCGAACTCCGGCTTGGTGCGATCAGTCATACGTCCATCCAAGCACGACGGGGCCGTCGGGAATTGCCCCTGGACACGGACCGGAGAAAGACTCAGCGCCCGGTGCCGCGGCGATGCCTGCGTGTCTACCGGGCGCTGAGTTGGCCTACATCGATGTTCCCCCCGCCCCGCGGCGGTGTCAAGACCTCCGTCGAGGTGTGGATCGACACCGACGTCCGAGCCCACCGAAGGCCCTGCCCCGAGCCGTCACGGCGCGAGCAACGCGGCCCGCGCCGCCGTCGTGCGCTCCAGCAGCTGACGCTCCGTCGCGACCGCGTGCGGGTCGCGACCCGAGAGAGCCCGCTGGCGCGCGGCGGCGAGCGCCGTGGCATCCACGATGAACCCCCTCATCACCTCCCCACGGTTGCCCGGCAGCGTGCGTGCCCAGGCGAGCGCCGATCGCCGTCCGGGCGCGGTGGCCAGCATGTCGACCTCCTGCGGGGTGAACCACCCGGCCGCGGCGTACTCGCCGAGGCGGGCGCGCGTGAGCCGTGACTCCTCGCGACGCAGCAGCAGGATGCCGACGATGAACGCCATGAACAGGGGCACCTGCAGGGTGGCGTAGACCTCGAAGAAGTTGAAGAACGTGGCGGAGCCGTTCCACAACGCGTGCAGCACGATCGCGGCGATCAGACCCGGGATGGCGTACCCCAAGGCGGCGCGGGTGCGCAGCGATCGTCGCGCCGCGAGGCCGAACGCGAAACCGGTGAGGCTCGTGAACATCACGTGCGCGAACGGGGAGAGCACCGCGCGGAGGAAGAACGTCGTCGCCACCTCTCCCGGCCCGCCCTCGAGGTAACTGATCGCGAAGTACTGCACGTTCTCGGTCAGCGCGAAGCCCGCGCCGATGAGCGCGCCGTAGACGATCCCGTCGACCGGCCCATCGAAGAACCGCCGGGCGAACGCGTAGAGGAGCAGGATGCCGAGGCCCTTGGCGATCTCCTCGACGATCGGCGCCTGCACGACAGCGCTCAGCGCATCGGGCAACCCGCCCGTGACGAGGGAGACGACCAGGTCGACGCCGAGGGCGATCGCCACCGCCGCCACCGCGCCCCACGCCGCGGCGAAGACGAGCAGGCGCCGCGGCTCGGGCTCCCACCGGTCGATGTACCGCACCACGAACCACACGACCACGAAGGGCACGACAGCCAGGACGAGGCCGATGAAGGAGGCGGCGGGCCCGAGGAACCGCGTGAAGTAGAGCACCAGCAGCGCCAGGACGGGCACCAACAGCGCGGCGACGATCCAGAGGGCGACACCTCCGCCGCGCACCCGCGGCGGGGTGGCGGAGACCGCGACCGGAGGAGTCGTCGAGATTCGGGCCGGTTGCCCCGGGGCGGGCTGCGAGAGCGGCGACGGGTAGCTCATGCGCACAGCCTAAGGGCCGTCGGGTCGCACGATTCGAGGGTTGTGGCGGCGGTCAGCGCGAGCCGCCCGGTAGCGTGGAGGCATGCGTTTCGCCCACGTCCGTTCCCCGGAAGGAGCGGAGTCCCCCCGTCTGGTCAGCGTCCACGGTGAGGAGTTCTCCTTCGTCGACGAGTTCTTCCCCGGGGCGCCCCGTACCCTCGAACGCCTCATCGAGGGCGGCGACGAGCTGTTGGACCGCGTCCGCGAGGCCGCGGCCGGGGCCGCACGGCATCCCTTGGCCGGGGTCCGGTTCGCGTCGGCGCTGCTCACTCCCCCGTCGATCCTCGCCGTGGGGCTCAACTACGCCGCCCACTCGGGCGAGCTGGGACTGAAGACGGACGCCGGCCCGACGGTCTTCGTGCTGTGGCCGAACTCGCTCACCGCGCACGAGGCGACGACGTCGTGGCCGCGCGCGCTCAGCGAGGCCGTCGACTACGAGGCCGAGCTCGGCGTCATCATCGGGCGCCCCGGACGCGATGTGCCCGAAGCGGACGCCCTCGATCACGTCTGGGGCTACACCGTCGTCAACGACATCACGGCGCGCAACATCCAGTTCTCGGAGGCGCAGTGGTCGCGGTGCAAGTCGTTCGACGGCTTCACACCGACGGGTCCGTTCGTGGTGACGGCCGATGAGATCCCCGACCCGCAGGACCTGCACATCTGGACCATCGTCGACGGCCACACGGTGCAGGATGCCAGCACGGGCCAGATGGTGCGGTCGGTGGCCACGCTCATCCACAAGCTGTCGGAGTCGGCGACCCTGCTGCCCGGCACGCTCATCTCGACCGGCAGCCCCGGGGGCGCCGGGTACTCGCGCGATCCGCAGATCTTCCTCCGCGATCGATCGACCGTCACGGTCGGCATCGACGGCATCGGCGAGCTGACGACGCACTGCCGGATCCTGGACTGATCGTCCCCATGAGGCGCACGGCGCCGAGGCCCTCAGGCCCCGGCGCCGCGTCGGTCACTCCTCGACGACGCTGTCCGCGGCGCGCTGGACGGGAATCGCCTGGGTGATGGGATGCAGGCCCGACAGGCGTGCAGGCGAGATCTGCTTCGTGACCTCGTCGCGCGACATGAGCCCCGCCTCCACGACGAGATCGGCGACGTTGCGGTGGGTGAGCAGCGCCGTCTTGGCGAGGGCCGCGGCCGCGGCGTAGCCGATGAACGGCGTCAGGGCCGTCACGACGCCGACCGACGAGCCCACCATCGCGCCGAGCCGCTCGCGGTTCGCGGTGATGCCGTCGACGCAGTTCACGCGCAGGGTCCACATCGCCTGCCGCATCCACGTGATGGACTGATAGATCGAGTGGGCGATGACGGGCTCGAACGCGTTGAGCTGCAGCTGGCCGGCCTCGACAGCCATCGTCACCGTCATGTCGGCACCGACGACCGAGAACGCGACCTGGTTCACGACTTCCGGGATGACGGGGTTCACCTTGCCGGGCATGATGCTCGATCCCGCTTGGCGCGCGGGGAGGTTGATCTCGCCGAGCCCCGCCTGGGGACCGCTGGAGAGAAGGCGCAGATCGTTGCAGATCTTCGACAGCTTGATCGCGTTGCGCTTCAACGACGACGAGAACGACATGAACGCGCCGGTGTCGCTGGTGGACTCCACGAGGTCGGTCGCCGTCTCGAGATCGAGCCCTGTGATCTCGCGGAGGTGCCGGAGGACGGCCTTGCCGTACCCGGCGTGGGCCGTGATGCCCGTGCCGATCGCGGTGGCTCCCATGTTGATCTCGTAGAGCAGGTAGGCGTTCTCGGTGAGACGGCTGTAGTCCTCGCCGAGGGTCGTGGCGAACCCGTGGAACTCCTGCCCGAGCGTCATCGGCACGGCATCCTGCAGCTGGGTGCGCCCGACCTTCAGGACGTCGTGGAACTCGTCGGCCTTCGCCAGGAACGACTGGCGCAACAGCGCGAGCTCCTCGAGGAGGCTCTTCAACGTCAGAGCCAGACCGACCTTGATCGCCGTGGGGTACACGTCGTTCGTCGACTGGCTGCGGTTGGTGTCGTCGATGGGCGACAGGAAGGCGTAGTCGCCCTTCTCACGACCCGCCATCTCGAGCGCGATGTTGGTGATGACCTCGTTCGCGTTCATGTTCGTCGAGGTGCCGGCCCCGCCCTGGATGACGCCGACGGCGAACTCGTCGTGGAACTCCCCGTCGATGACCCGCTGCGCGGCGCGGTCGATGAGGTCGGCCTTGGCGGGGTCGAGGACGCCGATCTCCCGGTTCGCACGGGCCGATGCCTGCTTCACCATCGCCAGGGCCCGCACGAGATCGGGGTAGACCGAGATCGGCCGCTTGGCGATCGGGAAGTTCTCCAGCGCGCGGGCGGTGTGGATGCCCCAGTACGCGTCGGCGGGGATCTCGAGGGATCCCAGAGAGTCGGTCTCGGTGCGGGTACGCGTCGTTGCGTCCAGAGTCATGTGTCGTCCTTGTGGGGTCACGTGAAAGGGGATGCCACGAGCCTAACCACCGGGGCCACCGGTGCCCCTCGACGCGGCGGCCTGTCGCGAGGCTCGGACCGTCCGCCGTGTCGCTTGCGTGTCGTCAGCGGCCGAGGCCGTCACCGCTTGCGCGAGAAGGCCTCGAGGCGCTCTTCGGGTGTGAGCGCGGCCATCTGTTCGACCCACGCGGGGGTGAAGTACCCGGAGGTGTCGGCGTCGACGACCGGGACGACCGCGTGGGTGATCGTGTCGTCCCAGACGTGCACGAGGTGGAACGACTGCCCGGCATCCATTCCGTTGACCTCGTCTGCGGGACGCGCGAGGTCCATCGTGTAGCAGGAGGCCGCAGCCACACTGACCGGGACCCCGGCGAACGTGCCCGACGTCGAGTAGTGCAGGTGGCCCGCCAGGATCGCGCGCACGTCGCTCCCCGCGATCGCGGCGGCCAGCCCCGGCTGATCGCGCAGCTCGAGGATGTCGAAGAACGGGATGTGCGTGGGAAGCGGCGGATGGTGCAGCGCGAGGATCGTGCCCAGCGGGGCAGGGGTCGCGAGCTCCTCTCGCAGCCAGCGCAACTGCGCGGCGTCGAGGTCGCCGTGGTGCCAGCCGGGGACGGTCGAGTCCACCGCGATGACGCGCAGTCCGTCGAGGTCCCAGACGCCGGTCACCGGTTCGAGCGAGGGGCTCTCGTCGAGCAGTCCGGCGCGCAGGGCCGGGCGTTCGTCGTGGTTGCCGGCGACCCAGATCACCGGAGCGCCCAGCCGCGCAGCCCACGGCTCGACCGCGGCACGCAAGGCGCGATAGGCCTCGGGTTCGCCGAGGTCGGTGAGATCGCCGGTGAAGACGACCGCATCGGGCCGGACGCCGGTCGCCTCGGCGGCATCCAGGGTCCGTCGCAGGTTCGCGGCGGTGTCGTACCGCTCGCCGAGCAGACGATCACCCGCCAGCACGTGGGTGTCGCTGAGATGAAGGATCACGCGCCGCGCGGGAGCGTGCTGACCGAACTGCACCGATGCCATGGGCTCAGCCTAGAAGAGGGCTCCGACACCCGCCGTGAGACGTCAGTGATTGAAGAGGATGAGCAGGAGCGCGCCGATCACGGCGGCGGCGCACACGGCGAAGCACGCGTAGGCGCCCACGAGCGCGAGGCGCTTCTGGCCGTCGCTCAGCGGGTTGCGGGCGGCTGCCTTCGCGGCAGCCTTCTCGGCGCGGCGTCGCTGCTTGTCGGTGAGCACGGTGATGGCATCCGTGAACTCCGCCGGCGCGACCAACGGCGGACGCCCCCCGCGCACCAGGAGTCGCAGGCCCAGGGCGTAGAACGTCACGACGGTCGAGGCGCCGATGATCGCGGCGATGAAGACGTGCAGGAAGGCTTCCCAGTTGATCGTCACTTGTCGTCCTTCCCGGTGCTCTCCAGGCGACGCTGGCGGCGGGTGGGTCCGGGCTTGCGGGGCACCTTCACCGCGGCGCCGGAGTCGGCGACCTCGCTCATCGCGTTGGCCGAGGTGACGGAGTCACGTCGCGAGCGCAGGAACAGACCGAGGATGATCGCGAGAGCGATGACCGCGTCGACCGCGACACCCCAGCCGCCCAGCCAGACGACGATGAGGGCGGCGGCCGCCCCGACGGCACCGGCCGCGGGAAGGGTCAGCACCCAGCCGATCATGATGCGCCCGACGGTGTTCCAGCGCACCGTGGAGCCACGACGTCCCAGGCCCGACCCGATGACGGAGCCCGAGGCGACCTGCGTGGTGGAGAGCGCGAAGCCGAGAGCGCTGGAGGCCAGGATCGTCGCCGCCGTCGACGTCTCGGCCGAGAACCCCTGCGCGGGCTTGACGTCGGTGAGGCCCTTACCGAGGGTGCGGATGATGCGCCAGCCGCCCATGTAGGTGCCGAGGGCGATCGTGATCGCGCACGCGAACACCACCCAGATGTGCGGATCGGGGTCGGATGCCGACTGCCAGCCGACAGTGATG includes these proteins:
- a CDS encoding DUF167 domain-containing protein — translated: MQFTVRVKPRSRRGPLVEDTADGLVVHVRERAIDGGANSGVEKALAAHFGVAPRDVEILRGHTARIKRVEVEA
- a CDS encoding MFS transporter; this encodes MSTRQSAFIDLRPLTTSPAFARLWIGSTLAGLGGQLTVVAVMLHVFELTQSTFAVSMIAVAGLLPMVLAGLYGGMLADAFDRRTVALVAALVTFASTALLALLAWTGLETVGWLFVLSVVNSAANSIVMATKSAITPRLIPRELLPAAAALQGVTVGIMVMAGPALAGVLVAVAGYAWTYSLDVLLMTSLFLGLWSLPRLRPEGEVVRPGLESLRDGARFLRRAPNIRLQYILDITAMTFGQPVTLFPAIGAVLLGGGAITTGVLTAAVAAGAFFSSLFSGPIGRVRRQGLGIERAIQVYGLSIGLFGLVLLAATLGWLRPEVVDETHAAVALIVLAAVVLAVSGAADNVSAIYRSTMMQAAVPDAMRGRLQGIFVVVVAGGPRVGALYAGALATLTALWVPPLFGGILILALVGTLVRFSPRFRQYDALNPLP
- a CDS encoding molybdopterin-dependent oxidoreductase, whose protein sequence is MTRTRESSAHWGTFQVDVSDDGRTVLRTHPYDDDQDASPAIAGVAEAQHHPLRVTRPAVRRRWLERGPGPDDQRGATDDEYVEVEWDEALDLLAAELERVRTAHGNRAIFGGSYGWGSAGRLHHAQGQLHRFLNVIGGYTSSVNDYSRGASLVLLPHLIGANGMEHLRKRPPSWPQIAEHTDLLLCFGGIRLSNTSVVPGGHNRQLVGGLSREAARSTRIVTVSAQRDDIATDLGAEWIGIPPGTDTALLLALTHTLVDEGLADDEFLSSCTVGADRVRAYLRGESDGVPKTAEWAAEIVGLPATTIRDLARRAAAGRTLVNVTYSLQRAEHGEQAVFAALTFAAFLGQIGLPGGGFSHGYGSMGDHGIGVEQVPLPTFPQGRNPVDDFIPCARIGDLLLRPDEEIPYDGRTLPLPDIRLVYWAGGNPFHHHQDLRRLRRGLARIDTLVVHEFHWTPTARHADIVLPAATPLEREDLAAGAGDTRLRAMPRVVEPEGEAREEFWIYDRLASRLGADYAEGLDSRGWLERIYEQWRTRHPDTPPFAEFWRDGGTPLPRRPYRDGAFSAFRTDPVTHPLDTPSGLIELFSATLDGFALPDTAGHALWIDPAEEPDSPYDLQLLCNQPSHRLHSQLDMAAPSQSTKVAGREPVRLNPVDAAARGVRDGDVAIVRSAQGSLLAGVVVTDALLPGVAQMHTGSWFDPSAPHIADCVNGNVNVLTKDVGTSTLTQASSGARVAVSIARYDGPLPPVRAYEPPPLAAGRDRPATSRS
- a CDS encoding DMT family transporter, which gives rise to MASAPSPSSASIAVQFVLTGIVWGSSFLFIAIALTGMTPAQVAGGRLLFGALALAAIVAIRRERLPRSLRVWGHLSVLAATFCVVPFLLFAWAEQHVSSGLASIFNATTPIMTAVMAWAVFRVESLKVGQLIGIVIGIAGVVVIIAPGAVSDVGDSTVAQVALLGATACYGFSLAYMRRFLGDSGLSGIAFAFGYIGPAAAFMVLLSPVILAEPMQLTLPVVASILALGVLGTGIAYVWNQNTLRAWGPTRASTVTYITPVVGVALGILVLGEKISWNEPVGAAVVFLGILLVQQRLRLPHRTRV
- a CDS encoding YceI family protein; amino-acid sequence: MTDATTLDIPGYKAGTWVLDPSHSEVTFTVRHMMISKVRGTFGMKSATLVAPENPLEATVEASVDVTSVDTKDEGRDQHLRSAEFFDVETYPTMDFRSTGVRVEDGDFLVDGELTIRGVSKPATFSIDFGGFGTDPWGNYKGGATAKTVINREDFGLTWNAALETGGVLVGKDVTIELDLQFALQA
- a CDS encoding FKBP-type peptidyl-prolyl cis-trans isomerase codes for the protein MTDRTKPEFDAPSGPAPSDLVIRDIIVGDGDEAKPGDTVTVHYAGVEYESGEEFDSSWGRGESIQFPLRGLIQGWQDGIPGMKVGGRRELVIPPHLAYGPAGGHFLGGKTLIFIIDLLKVG
- a CDS encoding PrsW family intramembrane metalloprotease yields the protein MSYPSPLSQPAPGQPARISTTPPVAVSATPPRVRGGGVALWIVAALLVPVLALLVLYFTRFLGPAASFIGLVLAVVPFVVVWFVVRYIDRWEPEPRRLLVFAAAWGAVAAVAIALGVDLVVSLVTGGLPDALSAVVQAPIVEEIAKGLGILLLYAFARRFFDGPVDGIVYGALIGAGFALTENVQYFAISYLEGGPGEVATTFFLRAVLSPFAHVMFTSLTGFAFGLAARRSLRTRAALGYAIPGLIAAIVLHALWNGSATFFNFFEVYATLQVPLFMAFIVGILLLRREESRLTRARLGEYAAAGWFTPQEVDMLATAPGRRSALAWARTLPGNRGEVMRGFIVDATALAAARQRALSGRDPHAVATERQLLERTTAARAALLAP
- a CDS encoding fumarylacetoacetate hydrolase family protein, whose translation is MRFAHVRSPEGAESPRLVSVHGEEFSFVDEFFPGAPRTLERLIEGGDELLDRVREAAAGAARHPLAGVRFASALLTPPSILAVGLNYAAHSGELGLKTDAGPTVFVLWPNSLTAHEATTSWPRALSEAVDYEAELGVIIGRPGRDVPEADALDHVWGYTVVNDITARNIQFSEAQWSRCKSFDGFTPTGPFVVTADEIPDPQDLHIWTIVDGHTVQDASTGQMVRSVATLIHKLSESATLLPGTLISTGSPGGAGYSRDPQIFLRDRSTVTVGIDGIGELTTHCRILD
- a CDS encoding aspartate ammonia-lyase; translation: MTLDATTRTRTETDSLGSLEIPADAYWGIHTARALENFPIAKRPISVYPDLVRALAMVKQASARANREIGVLDPAKADLIDRAAQRVIDGEFHDEFAVGVIQGGAGTSTNMNANEVITNIALEMAGREKGDYAFLSPIDDTNRSQSTNDVYPTAIKVGLALTLKSLLEELALLRQSFLAKADEFHDVLKVGRTQLQDAVPMTLGQEFHGFATTLGEDYSRLTENAYLLYEINMGATAIGTGITAHAGYGKAVLRHLREITGLDLETATDLVESTSDTGAFMSFSSSLKRNAIKLSKICNDLRLLSSGPQAGLGEINLPARQAGSSIMPGKVNPVIPEVVNQVAFSVVGADMTVTMAVEAGQLQLNAFEPVIAHSIYQSITWMRQAMWTLRVNCVDGITANRERLGAMVGSSVGVVTALTPFIGYAAAAALAKTALLTHRNVADLVVEAGLMSRDEVTKQISPARLSGLHPITQAIPVQRAADSVVEE
- a CDS encoding phosphodiesterase — encoded protein: MASVQFGQHAPARRVILHLSDTHVLAGDRLLGERYDTAANLRRTLDAAEATGVRPDAVVFTGDLTDLGEPEAYRALRAAVEPWAARLGAPVIWVAGNHDERPALRAGLLDESPSLEPVTGVWDLDGLRVIAVDSTVPGWHHGDLDAAQLRWLREELATPAPLGTILALHHPPLPTHIPFFDILELRDQPGLAAAIAGSDVRAILAGHLHYSTSGTFAGVPVSVAAASCYTMDLARPADEVNGMDAGQSFHLVHVWDDTITHAVVPVVDADTSGYFTPAWVEQMAALTPEERLEAFSRKR